The Brumimicrobium sp. genomic interval GATTTAAAGCAGGAGCATTCTCATTACAACAAACTTCTCTTTATTTTACAGCTTTAGCTAATGGAAATAGCCAAATGTATCACTCAGATGTATTTATTAAAAATGTTCTGGAGGCTGGTTTTGAAGTTAAAGAAATTCATGATAGAATTGGTATTAGTCAGACTCTTTTAAAATGTAAAAAGAAGTAGTATTTCTACTTTTGTCATGAAGAATAGGGATATATTACCATCCTCCAATAGAAAAATATTTTTGATTGGCTTTATGGGATCAGGTAAAACTAAACTTGGAAAGAAATTAGCCAAGCAACTTACTTATAGCTTTTATGATATTGATGCTGAAATTGAAAGCCAATTTCAAATGTCAATTAGTGAATTCTTTCAAGCGTACGGAGAAGATGAATTTCGTAAACAAGAAACAGAAATACTGAATGCAATTGTTCTGAAAGATGACAATGCTATAATCTCAGTAGGTGGTGGCTTGCCGTGTTTTAACAATAATCTACAAACGATTAATAAATATGGTGTTTCTATTTATCTTAAAAGAACCATTAAAGAACTCTACAATAGATTGCGCGAAACGCCAGGGGATAGACCTTTATTAAAAGGGAAGAAAGATGAAGAACTACTTGATTTTATCACAACCACTTTGATGGATAGGGAAAAGTTTTATAAACAATCTAGTTATATTGTTGAACGAGAGAATCAAAATGAGAAGGATATTATAAAACTCCTTAATCTTTCATAATCCAATCTTTAGCTGAATCAAAAGATCGAAATATTTTTGTATTTGAAAAAGAGTTCTTGTGGAGAGTAAATCGCAACATTAATTCCATTGGTAAATTATCAATTACTAATGCGTATTTATTTTCCAGTTTATTGTGTTTCTGAAAATGATCAATCGTTTCATCTGTAGGGAGAGCCAAACTTCCTCGGGTATCTAAAATTACTTTATGAAAATCATCAGTTCTATGTTGAAGTATAAACACTAATTGTGCAGATATTTCTTTAACATCATAGGGTAAGTTTGTATTTTTTAAACGAACAATAAAGATGCCCTCTTCATTTATATGAATAGTAGAGATATCACTCTCGTAGCGGTTAGTATTAGTACTTTTAGACATTCAATATTGATTAATGCAAAGTAAATATAGAGTAAATAAATTAAATTAATAAATTTTATAGATTAAAATTTAAATTTTAACAAATTAGTTAAGAGTTACTTATAGTTGTCTTTATAAGTTTCAGTACTATAATATA includes:
- a CDS encoding shikimate kinase; its protein translation is MGSGKTKLGKKLAKQLTYSFYDIDAEIESQFQMSISEFFQAYGEDEFRKQETEILNAIVLKDDNAIISVGGGLPCFNNNLQTINKYGVSIYLKRTIKELYNRLRETPGDRPLLKGKKDEELLDFITTTLMDREKFYKQSSYIVERENQNEKDIIKLLNLS